CCAGGTCTCACATGGAGttcaagtcggttacaatagAGAGATATACTATGTTTAAGCTTCCTTGTCTTGAGCCGCACATTGGGCATATGGctcctggagtcgtagtaTAATTCCAAGTGGGCTTCATGCTGGGCCGTAGTAGGTATGCCAAAGATGAGGACCCGAGtggtcataaccacgtcaacCGGACTCAAGTTATGTATCCCAAGTGTAAAAAGCTGTAAAGTTCGTAGACTAAAGAGCATTGTTTTGCTCAATAGTGAAACTATTCCTGTATCTTGAGTTGCATCTGAATGTGAATTTGGGTATTTGTGCTCAGagactcccggtgggagtggCTCTGGAACCTCATCCTTTGTAGAGCCGACTTGCGTAGTGACGAAATCAATTTCTGccgggtgcgcgaccagcgctcccggtgggagtagccctcGGGTCTAGGGTTGACTACGAGTTGTCGAGCATAGACCCAAGCGAGTTCTCTTCAGGTCCGATGCATCCCAACTTAAGCTCAAAAACCGGTGTAATCCCAAGTTAAGATGACCAATtagacgcagcccccgagtgttgGGTGCGTGCAAGATGAACCTGAGGCCAATTGGACGAAGCCCCTGAGTGTCAGGTGCGCCTAAGACGAGGTTTGAGTCGATTGGGCGCAGCCCCCGATTGTCAGGTGTGTCCAAGACAAGGAttgagtcgattggacgcagcccccgagtgtcagTTGCGTCCAAGACAAGAATTGTTGAGTGATTTGGACCCAGATTGCTACGTAGTCCGAAGGTACCGGGTGGCGTTCAATGAGTCATTATAGTCAGCGTAGACAAAGCCCCGAGTAGGTGGCGGGTCCAAAAAGTAAGTGATCTCTAAGTAGAGAAAATTGGAAAGCTTTATTAAGTACCGAGTACATTATTGTAAGGGTTATTTATCGGGTTGCCCTCAGTTGTGTCCATGTACTCAGTTTTGCCCCTAGTCTGTGCGCAAGAACTCTTTCCGTGACTCTTGCCGTCTCCGTCTGGTCAACGTATTTGACTCGACCCTTTCAGGGTGGGACCAGACGGCAGGCAGAGACGCGCTACAAGACCAGACCGTTGTTGGCCGTGGCTTGTGGGACCCAGTAGAGAACCGTAGGGCGTGTGCGATAAAAGTGGCGGCGACGAACGCGCCCCCGGTGCTCGCAGCGGTGAGCAGGAATCAGCCGAGCGGGGGACAGGGTTGGAGGCGGCCACGCGCAGAGTCGGGCGCGGGTGTCGACGGggagcgccggcggcggtgggaaGAGTGCTGTGGAGAGGGCGCGGCCGTCTGCTAGAGCTAGAGGGGCCGTGCGCTGAGGCATTGAGATCCCCTTTGGCTCCGGGCGGTCGCGAATCGAGCTCCATGTCTTCTTCTAGCTCCCGCGCCACCTCGCGGTTCGAGATTCCGGCGCGCATGGAGATGCCGATCTTCCTCTGTCCGCAGTGCCGGGCGGACGTTGTTCGGAGGATTTCGCGCACACCAAAGAACACAAATCATCCGTTCTACGTGTGCAGCGAGAAAGGGGTAAGAATCGGGTCAATTTCACTATTTTGGTGGTCAGGATCCTTGAGCAATACGGTTGATCTGTTTGGCGTTCATGCAGGTAAAATGTTTCTTCGTTTGGGTCGATGTTCTTGCCCAGACGCTGATGAATGAATTGCTAGAAGAGCACGAAGAATGGTCGCCCATCCTGCCACAGacggcagcggccgcagcgCTAGCACCGGCAAAAGAGACGGAGGGCGGAGCACGCATTGATAGAGAGGTAGCTGTTGAGCTAAGGAGGTTGAACCAGAAGATTAGGAAGCTCGAAGATCAATCACAAATTTGCAATTACATTTGGGCATTTGTAGGTATGGCAATCACACTAGGTGTAATGTTGAAATTGTATGGAAAGGCATGAATTTGGGAGGAATTTGTAAGGGAAACGATATATTGTATGGAAAGGCATGAAATTGTATGTTGAATTGTTGGATCTCGTTTCATCCCGACGCGGTCCTGCAAgggagaggcggcgctgctgcgaCCCATGGTGCGGCGTCCATCGGTGCTGCAAGGGAGATGAGATGGAGAACGGGTTCAGAGTCTTCAGACAATGCAGCTAGGCTCTGCTTTTCCGTAAAAATGAGGGTGGACAAAAAATGTGCGGCCAGGATTTGAACCAAAGACCGCGTTGGTTGGTGGCGTGAAGGACTGCGCTGGAAACCGGTGGGGCGAATGGAAAGATATTGAGATGGAAAGGGAAGAAAGCTATCTATAGTCTGTGCACCCAATCGGAACCCCCTTCTGtgttgagaaaaaaaagagcccAACCAATCAGAGCGCAATATGAGCTTCTCGCGGATCGCCCTGAGCCTGCTCCGAAGATTCCGATCGGACGGCTGCAGTTGAGCGCTAGGGTTAGAAGGATTCGACGGGGTTTTGAGGCAGTCAACGGGGTTTTGAGAAGTTTGACCATTTTTCAAATGAGCATAACAAATTAAAAAtgtaaaaaatgaaaaaccgGTGCACATAGTCTTCTTATGTCTTATACTAACGATTCAAGTTGATAAACAAGGTCTACATACATTCAAACGAAAAAATCATGTATCTAATGTGAATCTCAAACTCTATGATACGAAGTGAAGGGAGAAGAGGAGTGGTTTAGGGTTTGGAACATGAAAAGTTTCAAAAACCTCACCAAAGCTTCATTTGGAGTGACTAAGAAGGATCGGGCTtagtttttcattttcatgtTTCAAACTTGTTTAAATGTTGGTCAAAGATAGGTTTGACCAATATTGAAtgataaatttgaactaaacttcaacttcaaattcaaaacaaatcaaaaaaatgaaaaacctGCGCACATAgtctatctatatatatagacaaGGTCGAAAAAAAACCTTGCTTAGAAATGAGGCCGTTTACCCTCCTTTACCCTACCTTTGGAGCTCTTTTTTAGCACATTTTTCATGAATGTGAGTTCACTTCACAAAAGGGCTCGGATTGATGACCAAGCTAGAACAAACAAGTTCACCCTAGTTTCGAAAGCATTGTAACATCCAAATAGCATGTCAAATtcgaatttgaatttgaatttgaagtttagttcaaatttatcaTTCAACAGAATTGCAACATCATTCATAATGTTTCATAAATTCTACTTGTTTGTCCTTGTGCTCATTCCCGCCACTTTTCTCCTTCTGATCCTTGTGCTCATTGCCACCACTTTGCTCCTTGTGATCCTTGTGCTAATGGgtgcttcttctcttctcctcttaGTTTTCGGTACATCAACCGTCTTCTTCAAACCTACCGCCGAACTGTACAAAACATAAAGGGTAGTGAGATCATGTCAAGTGATAAATGTACacttcaaattcaaatttgacatACCTAGCAGAACTCACAACCAGAGAAGGTTGGTTACCATCATTTGGAGCCTCATTTGGAGCATCATTTGTAGCATCGTTTGGAGCATCGTTTGGATCATCAGGAAAATCATCATTTGGATCATCGTCAAAACCATGCGGCTGATGAGCAACATTTGCTTCATCCGTTGCAACCGGCTGCTGACCAACATTTTCATCGAAAGAGTCTCCGAACGCTGGATCTATTGCGTTATCACAATACTTAGCGAAATGACAAGTCCCACCACACCTTGTGCACTTATGCCTCCTCGCTCCAAGTCCAGCCCCTTCGCTGCGAGGTCTTATTCGACTCTTCCTCGGTCTACCTGTTGCTCTCTTCAGAATTGGAGCGCAAAGCTTGAATCAAGGGTCCACTATGTCCCATTGTTGTTTTCCCTCCAAAGCAGGTAAGGCTTGTGCATATGTGGCTTTGAACCTTGCAACAGAGCAGTAATCATGCACATACTGTTTTATGTTCCGTGCTGAACTTGAGAGACTGGTGATGAAAAACAAGGCATGAATGCATGGCAACCCAGTTATCTGCCATTGCCTACAACTGTAAGTTCTAGCTTCTAAATCCACTGGATATCTCCATTCCCTCTTCTGTTTATCCAAAAATGACACCTCTGTTGTGGTAGCCGAGCAAAGAGTCATGTCCATTTCCAAGCCTCTTGTTTTTTGCTTCAATTCATTCATCACCGAAGGGATGATAATATGGCCCATGAATTTTGCTGCGGCTATTCCTGCATGGACATGAAACTTCTGCATGTATTCAATCCTTATCTTGTCAAGCAAATCCACCAAATAAAGACCCTTTAGTTTCCGGATCATTGAGTTGAAAGACTCTACAAGATTATTGTGCACATAGTCAACTTTGCCCAGTTCACTGAATTGGCTTATGGCCCATAACTTGGAGTGGTGTGTTTCCAAGTATTCCTTCACGTGTCATTCGTGTATAACTATCTCAAGTGGTAGTTGTGCTTCTTCACACTGCAAGTCAAAGATGCTGGCCATAAATTGTCGGCATACAACTTTCTTCTGAATTTCTTCCCAAAATTTGCAGCAAGGCGACGCATGCATTCCCTATGCTCTACTCTAGGGAACACATTTTCCACGGCCACTTCTAAACCCTTGCAAGCATCTGTATGAATTGCCAACCCATTGGGATGTGCAATAGCCCGGCGCAGATTCTGCAAAAACCAAGTCCAGCTCTCCTAAGACTTAGTCTCCAGCACACCGTACGCAACTGGAAATACGAAATTGTGTGCATCAACTGCACAAGCTTCTACTAACTGTCCTTTAAACCTCCCAGTGAGAAAAGTAGCATCAACAGCCAAATACGGCCTGCAGCCTGCCAAAAAACCCTGGCGACAAGCCTCAAAGCAGACAAAAACCGTCCTAAAGCATTCCTTGGTCCTTGTCACTCCCTTCAATGTGTACTCCACGGAGTGGTGGTCAATATCTACAATACTACCTGGGCTGGTCCTCTCCACTTTACTTTTGCAGGAATACAACAATTTAAAACTTTCCTGCCAGTTACCATAAATAGAATCATAGCATGTTGTTTACCATTGAACACCCTCATGTATGGCAACTCTATCTTGAACTTGTCTTTGATGTTCTTCTGCAATTCCTTTGTACCCACTCGATGGTTTTCTGTCACCCACCGCTTTACTTCTTCTGCCACCCATCTTGACTTGGCTCTACTGATTGTTTCCTTCCTAAGGGTTGATTCCTGGCATGTGTGTCTAAAAGGGTTCACTTTGACCTGAACATTCGTGCTATTTCGCATTTTGGATGCGTGCATCCTCCATGGACAATCCTCACTCGGACAGTGCACTCTGTAACGTACTTGATCGCTCTTGTCAACTTCGAACGTACGTTCTGCCTTGATGCAGTACGTCACAAGTGCATTTCTACACTCAGTCATGGATGCAAAAATGGAACCTTCTTCCATCTGAGGGTTCTCACGGTCCCATTCAACAGGTGCATGGTCTTTGTCCTCACCCACCGCGTCATCCACCACAGGGATGTCATTGTCAGCCTCATCTTGGTTTTCAGCCCGAGATGCCCGTCGGAAATTTTGAACAACATCAGAATATAGCCTCTCTTCATCATCCCCAGAATTGTAGACATTAGGCTCCACTTCAAGGGGGACCCTTCTGCCGGTGCCCACGCGTGTCGAGCCACCACGTCGCCGTGCACTAACTGAACTGTTCTGACTAGAGCTGCCATTACGACGACATGGTTCTACCCGAGAAGGGGCACCCGCCATGCTACGTCCAAGTGCCGCCACAACCACATCATTTTGCAGCCTCACATGAaatttctctttctccttATGCTTAGCAAACATGATAGCGACCTCTGCATCATTACTAACTTTCACCCATTTACTTCCCCCATCGTAGTATTTGAATTCCACTTCATCATGCAAACCCCAAGGATATGGGGTCCAAATTACCTCCCCAAATTGTCTGAAACTCCAATTACAATCCATTGGCAACGGATAATCGAACCCTCCATGGAATTACTTCCTATTCTTTGCATCCACGATGTACCGGTCCCTTCTAATGTTCACCAAGAAAGCAAACCGCAACTCCATCCTAATTGACAAAAAACAGAGAAGCAATCAACACACCAATAGCAAAATCAACCGCAAACCTATGGCGTCCCATGCCGAATCGACTGTTCAAATGCACAAGCAATCTCAATCGGAACAAGACTTACCCCTCGGGAACCTAGTCGTGGACGCGGCGAGTCTCTGGCCCGACGCCTTCCTCGCCAACTACTCCGGGGTTGCCGCCGCTCGCCATTTCACCCTGGGGTTCACACTCCTGCTTCCTCTTTGTGCACCAGCCCCCCAACTATCAGCGCTCCGGCAGGGCGCACGGAATGAGCCCCCGTCGTGGATCGAGCAGGTGGTTGGTGCAGTGCCGGAACGAGCGCCCACCCGTGGCGTCGCaggacgggggcggcggagaaggTGGCGGTGGAGCAGTTGGCCAGGCGggacggccgcggcggtggcggtgccgCAGGACGGCCGTTCGGGAGCTGGTGGCGGCGCACAGACAGATTGGGGGTAGGGGTTCGGGTGTGCCCGGTTTGGCGTCATTGCGCGGTTCCACCTGTAAGCTCCGGACCCACTTCCACTAACGCTACCAGACGGAATGGACTTCAGATTGGCCGTTTGGCCTCGCCATAGTAGCTGCGCCCGAAGTAAAGGCAAATCTGAGCACCATTCGTAGCTAGGGGCAAAACTGAGTACATGAACGCCTGTGAGGGCAACCCGATAATAAGCCCTTATTGTAATATAGACAAATGTAGTTTATTGAAGAGAAAATCAAAGTGCTAAAAAGATTTAAGAAAAACGAAACGCTGTAAAAAGCTTAAGCGTAGAATCGTCACAATTGTGCGATGTTCCATGACCTGTTGTAGGTGACGCCACTCTTCATGTCTTTTAGGTTGTAAGCGCCGCCTAGCACCACCTTGGTGACCACGTATGGACCTTCCCAAGGTGATTGGAGCTTGTGGTGTCCCTTCTCCTTGAGTCAAAGGACTAAGTCGCCTTCAACGAAGGAGCGGCGACGCAGCCAACGGCCGTGGTAGTTGCGTAGGCTCTGCTGATAGACGGCTGCCCGTGCGAGTGCAATGTCGCGAGCTTCGTCGAATGCGTTGAGGGCGTCCTCCATTGGCATGTCAACCTCCGGTCCGGAGTACACCGTGACTCGAGGTGCGTTGAACCGGACATTAGATGGCAGAACGGCTTCGGCACCATACACCATGAAGAACGGTGTAAATTTGGTGCAGCCGTTAGGAGTTGTCCGCAAGCTCCAGAGGACGGAGGGCAGCTCCTCGACCCAGGCTCCAGCTGCACGATGCAGGGGAGTCATGAGCCGTTTTTTTATACCAACTATGAGCAGGCCATTGGCTTTTTCGACCTGCCCGTTGGTCTGAGGATGTGCCACTGCGGCGTAATTGAGGTGGATCCCCATCTTCTCGCAGAAATCCTGGAACTCATTTGTGATGAAGTTCGAACCATTGTCTGTGATGATGCTGTGCGGCACCCCGAAGCGTAATATGATGGAGCGGATGAACAGCACGGTAGATGTGCCAGTAGCGTTTGTGATGGGCATGGCCTTGATCcacttggtgaacttgtcgatggcgaCGAGCAGGAAAGTATGACCTCCTTCTTTGGATCGGTGATGCGGGCCGACCATGTCGAGTCCCCACTGAGCGAAAGGCCAAGCCAAGGGTATTGTTTTGAGCTCTAAGGCTGGCGCATGTGGTTTAGTTGCGAACATCTGACAAGCCACGTATCAGGTTACGATGTCGACGGCGTCTTGCAGCGTTGTCGGCCAATAGAACCCGGCTCGAAATGCTTTTGCTGCGATAGCGCAGCTGCTTTCGTGGTGACCACACGTGCCTTGATGTATGTCAATCAAGATCTCCTGTCCTTCTTCAGGTGGGATGCACCGCTGCAGAACACCAGAGACGCTTCGTTTGTAGAGTTCGCCTTCAATGACGGTAAAAGCTTTAGACCGTCGAGCGATACACCTGGCTTCTGCGACGTCCTCAGGGAGTTCTTGTCGAAGCATGTACACAAGGAAGGGTTGCATCCATGTTGGCTTCCCATACCCTTACCCGCTCCTTTTGATTTTACCCGTTACCCATACACATACCCGCCAACGGGTGCAACCTTTTCCCGTACCCGTTATCCGTCAGGATAGACGGGTACCCGCGGGTAAAAATACCCATGTTAAAACTTGATCGCAGAGTCGtaaacaacaatatatttCTTAGAAGCAataatatttttctaaaaaaagcaATAATCTTCATAAGCAACACTACACTAGCACAatataaacaacaacaacacataGAAAGAGAATGTATCATTAATTTAAAATAACAACACATCATGACAAAAACTCACACTGTGAGCCTATCTTTCCTGTGAAGATCAGACTCACACGCTAGTTAGTATATGGGTAAACAGGTACATGGGTATGGGTTACGCATTCCCATACCCGTACCCGTACCCGCTCTACCCGATGGGTACGGAATTTTTTCCATTTACGTACCCATGGGTAAAGTTTTTGGTCCAAACCCGTGTCCTAATGGGGATTTACCCGCCGGATAAGTGGGTAATGGGTACCCATTGTCATCCCTACGGTCGAGGCTGCCCGGGCCCGTTAAGGCCTCGCGGGGTCTGAGAAAAGGCCACTCTTCATAAGGCCCGGctaaggaaaaaataaaataaaataaaataaaatgtggTAAAAAATGGACAGATAATGGGCCAAACTGATGGGCCGGGCCAGAATTCTTAGTATTGACGTGCCAAATATAGAAAAGAAAcgggccgtgccgtgccggccCGCAGGCTCAGGATTGACCCTCCGACGCAGCAC
This is a stretch of genomic DNA from Brachypodium distachyon strain Bd21 chromosome 1, Brachypodium_distachyon_v3.0, whole genome shotgun sequence. It encodes these proteins:
- the LOC106865993 gene encoding uncharacterized protein LOC106865993 is translated as MDCNWSFRQFGEVIWTPYPWGLHDEVEFKYYDGGSKWVKVSNDAEVAIMFAKHKEKEKFHVRLQNDVVVAALGRSMAGAPSRVEPCRRNGSSSQNSSVSARRRGGSTRVGTGRRVPLEVEPNVYNSGDDEERLYSDVVQNFRRASRAENQDEADNDIPVVDDAVGEDKDHAPVEWDRENPQMEEGSIFASMTECRNALVTYCIKAERTFEVDKSDQVRYRVHCPSEDCPWRMHASKMRNSTNVQVKVNPFRHTCQESTLRKETISRAKSRWVAEEVKRWVTENHRVGTKELQKNIKDKFKIELPYMRVFNGKQHAMILFMVTGRKVLNCCIPAKVKWRGPAQVVL
- the LOC104581846 gene encoding uncharacterized protein LOC104581846; amino-acid sequence: MSSSSSRATSRFEIPARMEMPIFLCPQCRADVVRRISRTPKNTNHPFYVCSEKGVKCFFVWVDVLAQTLMNELLEEHEEWSPILPQTAAAAALAPAKETEGGARIDREVAVELRRLNQKIRKLEDQSQICNYIWAFVGMAITLGVMLKLYGKA
- the LOC106865711 gene encoding uncharacterized protein LOC106865711, yielding MADNWVAMHSCLVFHHQSLKFSTEHKTLCAPILKRATGRPRKSRIRPRSEGAGLGARRHKCTRCGGTCHFAKYCDNAIDPAFGDSFDENVGQQPVATDEANVAHQPHGFDDDPNDDFPDDPNDAPNDATNDAPNEAPNDGNQPSLVVSSASSAVGLKKTVDVPKTKRRREEAPISTRITRSKVVAMSTRIRRRKVAGMSTRTNK